A stretch of DNA from Ranitomeya variabilis isolate aRanVar5 chromosome 1, aRanVar5.hap1, whole genome shotgun sequence:
CTGCTCTGCAGTGGCATTATATTTACTCCCTAATGGCAAGTTTACTATAGTACGCATATAGGGCGGTATAAATTGGGTGTTCTTACTTTTGCTCGCTGTTAAATATACATTTTGCTTCACTAGTGATACGAGCACATTGAATACTAGTATCCATTTATATCTGCCAGTGACATAGATACATATTTTTTCAACAAACTTGTCCATAAACAATTAGGATATTAATTTACGCTAACTGCTATCATCGGGACTTTAAAACAATATATTATTATATGTGTCAGTGTCTATATCACAatatgaatggagcaatatattaaGATAACAATTTTTTATGGTTAGTTATAACCCAGTTAGGGTATTTTCTCCATATCTTTATATATATTTGTCAACTGACTATATGTAAAAAATCTAGAGCATGATGAGATAACACTTATTGGAATCCTTTTTTTCTACGGATATTGTGTCTACCGAATCATTGTCCATTTTTTTGATATTGACATTGCTCAGGTGTTATTTAGATATTATTGCTATTATAATTGTTCACTTGGGGTCTGGATTTCAGCAGCTTCCCTTTCTGTGAATTGTTctgctttttatgtcttttttaaaaaattgcttaATAAAATATTACTCTTTTAAAGGATCTCTTTGGTGTTCGACCCTTATTGGATCGAAATAGTTGTATAAGTACCTCTATGTATACAGTCAGGATCGGATGTAGACGGCAGCACCCATCTGATCCTAGTGTCTTCATTAGTTGCCCATCTGAATTGTATAGGCGGCACTTTAGCCTTTTcttctactgtttttttttttttgtccagttcGGCAGTAAATATCCTGATTTAATGCAATAAATGTAGAATAGTATTGTGAAGTGATATCTGCAGTAAATCCCCTGGCGGTTATAGGGGGGTTTTCACATAGCTTTGCATTCCAGATGCCTCCTGGTCAGACTTACTTTGACCACGACTCTGTGATACTCATTATCATCAGTATTGGCAACATATTAATTTGCCTTTAATCCACTTACAGAGAATGTTAGTAAATGATCTCTTAATTATCCGCGTGGCCTAATCTCTATACAGTTGTCATCTCTTATTAAAGCCTCTCACTGCCTGGCACATGCTCCTGGAGCGTGTGTGTGTAGAAGGCCATGCTGGGATTTGGCCACTCTAGTCCCCACCGATGCCAAGTGACCAAAACTTTTTCCAAGTGGGGCTTGTGTCCAGCGGAACGTTGCGATCGATGCCTGTGAATGAATTAGCGCTGACAGAGATGTAAGTAGCCCCGTTTTAAAAAGGAAACGAAGCTCTTTGTGCCTCTTGGCGGGCCGGTACTATTGTGCCACTCTACTTTACCCCAACAGGGGAAGGGACGTCTCCTGGACACCAGGCCCTGCTTGCCGCAGGTTCTTTAACAACATGCTGAATTTCTGTTCCACTCCTAAAACAAGAGGAGACTGGAAGATGTTTCTTCAATGTCGTTTTCACTTGTTTCCTTGTTGGAAGCCGATCAGCAGTCGTGCAGGGCCAAAGTGTCAAAACTGCAGATCTCTATTCATCTTGTGCATCATTCTATGGACCGAATTCACTGAAAGTAACATGAGCCAATCTGGACTCATAGTCTGAGTGAAGAGCTACTGACAATTGTGGATTGGCTGGGTTGTCACCGACATCTAGCGAGAATTTCATGTCACTAgaacctttagaaatagatttccTTACAAAATTGGTGACATCTTGCACTGATCGTTAGCACAGCCGGCGTTCTCCTCCAGATCTACTTTCACAATTCTGATGATCATTATTGGAGACAAGCTTGTTGTGTGACAGTGGTGAAGTCGGATTCCTTTCCATCTGATTAGCATCTACAGTTCTTCAGAATGCAAATCTCCAAAGCAAGTTATGTTCCCCAACCTCTTAAGTATTGGCCCTCAGGTAGTACTGTGAGATTTTATCTCCTAAAGCCATCAAAATTGAAAATCCAGAGTTCAGGCCTGGTCCATAATACAGGCTTTAACACCGCCCACACCATCGCTTGGcagtttgtgtacactgtgcataggcagaaagctgccaatcagtggtgagggtggggTTATTAGGAGGCACAAGAGATGTAtttctgcagtgataatctcctgctaataaaacactgattttattgaagcaGGAACCTACagcttagtaagtgacacatcactagaatcaggctcGCTTGCCCTACATCTTGCTGCTATGaaatttcagattacatagcaaaaacatgctgGCAGTTTCTACATTTTTATACAGGTAGCCATGCCACTAGGTTCTCATTGGACTCATTGTCTCGTTAAACATTAGGTGGGGCATCAGGAATCGGGAAGGAGACCGCCATCTCTCTGGCAAGACGTGGCGCACGTGTCCATATCACAAGTCATGATGACCAGAAAGGGGAAGCAGCTCTACGACACATCAAAAGAGAAAGTGGCAGCATGAATGTCCGCTTCTGGAATCTCAACCTGGCGGACCTGCAAAGCATCCGCAACTTCTGTAAGGAGTTTCTGAAGAATGAGAGCCGCCTAGACATTCTTATTAACAACGACGGTAAGTGGCACAATGTGCAATGACCGAGGAAACAGGAATGGGGACGAGGTGAATCTACATGATATTCCCATCCCAGCTCTGTACTGCCATGCTGATCTATGGGCTTCCATGGACAGCCCGGCAGTGCAGAAGGGGCATCATTCATCTTCCCCTTTCTCATCACATTCAGGAGGTCCGCTTCCTCCACATCTTCTCTGGTCCAGAGGAGGATTAGGATCCAGATATAAGGTAGAGGAAATGTTTGCTCAGAAAATGTGCACATACAGCAGATCTCCAGATGTGATGTGCTCAGGGCCCTCCTTTTCCCATTCAGTAAGGGTGTGAAGAAATGACACTGGCCTCCATATCTCGCTGTGATCACGAGTCTTCAGTGTGGTGACAGCAGCTATGTGTGTAGTTATGGATGAACCCTAGTATTGTTGGCATTCTTGTAGATCCTTGCAAAAAGCGTCATTACCCAAAAATAGACTCTGTAAATGACCATTGCTAAACGGCATGGGATATAGTATGGGACACCAATCCTAACCGTCTCCTTGTCCTCGAATGTTACCTTTTTGGCCAAGGGGCATCATGATCCAACAGTGACCACATGGTGCCTGTTGGCTGATTGATCGACATTAGAATATATTGTTTACATTGTGAGAGTGACTTTATAGATAAACCGTATAAAAGGGTGGTCTGGCGACTGCGCCGCACCCCTTTTGCACCATTACAAGTCTAATGACCCACAGCTGCATTATCCATTAAAGTAGCCATTGTTTtctgttttctctgccctccttACATGTATGAATCTGACTAATTACTGGCATTTAAATGAGGTGCGCTGTAGTTACAAATGACAGTAATGTGCTTCAATACCACACATGGCCACTAGATGGGGCTAGATGATTGGTTGCAGTGACCTCCGGCTCCTACATTGCTGCGCTGCTTCTGCCCCGACCATAAGGACACATCATCCATCGTGTTCACGGGATTCTTGGTGTTTTCAGTGATATGAGGGAAGCAGCAGAACTATAGGTAACAGCAAAACAATCACAAGTAGTACTCATTGCAACCCATACATTGGTTTTAACGCAAGGTATTTTTTTCTtgcttgtttatttttttatttgaaaagcATGTATTTATCCTTTGCTTTGTcccattttttatatatacataacaTTTTTACAAATGATAGAAAGTTAATCATCTATTAGGGAATAAAAATACTAGTGTAGAGCACATGTTAATAACAAATAGTCAGCCAGCCTGTAAGAACCAATTCATAACTGGATCTCACAGACCAGCGTACTCtagggtcatcacatgacctcagggtaacGTGGTAACCATCGGGACCCGCAATTCTCATCGTGGGGGTCCAGTGGTTACTAGGGGGTCTTGTGACCCCCTGGTAACAAAGTAAATACCGCTGTCGCAATTGACAATGGTATTTAAGGGCTTAATCGGCCCCGATCAGTCGCAAAACCGTCCGGCTTCGATACTGCAGGGTGttagctgtcatgtacagctgacacctgcgggaatcaccgctgctgtgtggcgATATGCCTTTATTCTCCATCTCCATTTTAGAACAGCAGTGAGGGGATAaggccccttaacgactgccgtttTAATCCGTATCGGCTgtctttaaggggttaagagaCATTTGATCTAGGAGAACCTAAGAGTTGCCAATGCTTACAGATATCCATGTATAATtttgttcagcttcctatgacctacttgtccttatagatggcttaggaggcttgatcctactgacagattccttttaaaggggatctgtcaccccaaaattcgcctataagctgtggccaccggcatcaggggcttatctacagcattctgtaatgctgtagataatcccccgttgtcacctgaaagagaagaaaaataagttacattatactcacccaggggcggtcccggtgcctctctgtcctttcccggcgcctgctcactgcagtacaaaTTACGGCTGCGCAGGAGCcatggcaggaagaaaagaagagaacgtcatcgcatgaagatgggaggcgccggagtcagaccgcgatgcccattgcaccggacagcagcgggaccacccctgggtgagtataatataacctgtttttcttatctttcaggtgacatcggggtcttatctacagcattccagaatgctgtagataagccctgatgccagtggccttagcttataggcgaattttggaatgacagattccctttaatacaattGTCACAAATCGCAGGATAGATGGGACCCCCACTGACCTCTAGAACAGGTGTCACAAAGAATTAGTGTGTGTGTAAGAGccattctgtcagtcccatagaagTATATGGAGCTTTGGTTAAGGATGCACCCTGGACTTTGGGGTGTTCATTCTCTAGACTGGTAGACATTCCAGTTGTTGAACCCCCAGTGACTGTGTATTTTTCACCTGTCCTGTGTGTTTAGTGGGAAGCCAAGTATGCTTTTTCTCTGCTACCCAGCTGAAAGTTTTGTACTTTCTTTGTCTTAAATATCTAAGATACCGTTGCTATATGttacaaaaaacaaacatatttttttttttatgtaatgaATATTACTTTTACTGTTTTGACTTTGTCTCTGATTGTATTTTATGATCTTAACTAACGTCTTGTAATTGACAGGTGTGCCAGCAGTGTTGGCCTGGACAGATGACGGGTTCAGCATGTGCTTCGGGGTCAACCACTTGGGTCCTTTCCTTCTCACCAATCTCTTGCTAGAACGGTTAAAAAGTTGTCCTCCAAGCCGGATTGTTAACATCACGTCTAACGTTCACAAGTATCAGAAGCTGGACTTCGCTGACTTAAACTACAACATTGTGCCACTGTTCACCTACTGCCGGAGCAAGCTGGCAAATGTCTACTTTACCCAGGAGATAGCACGGCAGATGGAGAGGCATGGAGTCACCGCGTGTGCCGTTCACCCAGGTCAGGTTTCTAATGTTGTTCCCTCTTAGTACCTATGGTGCCTGATTTATGGTTCCAGCCATCAGTTATTTTTCCGGTCTTAAAAACCGTACATATCTAGAACCTGTCGCCAGCACAATGACCATTTATGTGACTGATGTCTGTTAGTCCTGTTATACATGAGACATCTATACTGGGAAGTCATTTTTCTTTCAGTAATAATAATTAATATATTATATGATTATGATGATTATATTATAATAATCATATATATACTGTAATGCAGTCCATGTAGTGTCACCAACGTCTGAATTCAGCCCAAGTTCACACTTTCATGTGTAATATGCCATCTTAAAAGCTTGTGCAGGAGACTAGAGAGAAGCAATACAAATTCTTCTGTCTTTACTTCTGGATTTTACTGTTAACTCATTCTTCTGGCTGCTATCTATGTACTGCaatacatagaggctgtagaagcctAACGGGTTCAATGATTTTGCTGAAATAGTAAAGAGCCAAACAGGTTTATTTAAATTCTAAAAGAAAATGCTTTTCAGACAACAGTGTGCACACCTAAGTAACAAAACATGACCATAAAGGTCAGAAGCCTCAATGTTTACAGACCAGTGCTGTTTtcattgttatatactacatgaaaaTCCTGTGTTCTCCAATCCTAGTTATCCTCCAAGCCGTCTGTATGCATGTATGTTAGTAAAGCTAGCCATACAGTTTAGATAGCTGTAGACCAGAAGTTATCCCTCCTGACTCCTCTATACACGTGCACGTTTCATTAAGCTTCCTAAAGAGGATCTTTCACCTCATGTTACACTGGACTTATGATGCAAAAGTGGCTGCAAAGCAGAatgaaactttatttttttttgcctttccattCTGGAGGTATTAGCAGTCAAAGTATTTGGCAGCAAGTGAGTTAATTCTCCTtacgtctaaggcctctttcacacttcagttttttggcgtcagtctaaaaccgccagtttcctcaaataacggatccgtcatttttttttggcggatccgttattttcccatagacttgcattgtcgacggattgtgacgaatggtcgtcagttccatccgtcatgcgacggatccgtcgaaatttggcggacgttgtctagatatagacagacattgaaacgttttttgtcaacgccaaaATAACGGTTCgcagcggatccgtcgcgtccgtcattccatagaatgggcgacggatccgtcacgaccgtcatttcggctgatccgtcgccccaatccgttttttcaattgcgcatgctccaaaaagtagatacttttcccagacaacccccaagtaatggatccgtcaaaaaaacggatccgttggaaccgttttctgaacaattgtgacggattgtgtcggaagtgactgatgccaaacaactgaagtgtgaaagaagcctaagtgggTGTTACCAGATTTTTCACTAGGAGCATGTACTCCTTCACCCTGTATTatgatgaccaatcataagcaggcagcaataaAGAGAAAGAAGAGCATGCCCCCACCATAGCTTAGAGGAGGTTTCTCCCTCTGAGGCATGTAATAACAGAAAGTCCTCCTGATTACAAGTTGCTATGAGCACAATAAACATAGGTGTGATACTGACACCTTTGAGCGATCATCTCCTTCCTATTTATATAGGGGTAGGGATCGTACAGCTGAGTGTAGCGTTGTGACTTTACAAACTcttctcctcctgtaataacactgTCACTTCTGCTGTATTGCCCCTCTCTCCCAACGTTGCCTGTCTTCAGTTGTTTTGTGGTGAGATCAGGTAAGCGTCATTATACGCCTCATACAGGAGTAGCCTGTTCTAAGCTATACTAGGGGCTGGATCTGCATTCCCGTGAGTAttactgcctgcttatgattggtcagtgtcatACAGGGGAATGAAGTGCACGCACCTGTGTAAACTCTGATAACAGCCTCTTGGACTTGTCAAAAATTAACTTATTagctgccaaatactttgattgtcaATATCTTCGGAATAGAGAGGTGAAACTAAAAAACGAAAagattctgctctgcagccactattacatcatgtgtccagttcagCAAGAAATAATttggtgacaggtcttctttaatagGTGCTTATCTCCCTTAGAACATgagtaaatctttttttttttctgcctgtgAAATCTGTCAGCCGCCATACACATTAATGGGCAGCAGTTTACAAGTAAAGGACAGATAGTCATCTATGAGCATGCTAAACTGTCTCCTTCTTTTTTGCAGGTTATGTGGCCGGCGATTGGACCTCCCAATTCTCAATTCTGTTCCGCATAGTGATGTATGTCATCACATCGGTGTTCTTCATTTCATGCCAAGCAGCGTCCCAAACtgttatatactgtgctatatCTGATGACATTCTCCATCACAATGGCGGCTACTTCTCAGACTGTAAGCCCTGCAAGCTACGCCCTTTTGTTAAGGACGCTGGTATTGCCAAAAAGCTTTGGGAGGCCAGTGAAGCTATGGTTGGACTTACGTCTTCAGCAAGGGAGCATCTAGCTACAAGAAGAAGATAgtcatgttttgtttgttttttcatatggCTGCTGTATACATAATGCTGCATGAAAATGTTTGtcttttttttacatgagtatTTATTGCATTTCAGTCTGCTTCTTTTTAATCTTCAGAAAGAAAAACTGTATTTGCACTGTATGTGCAACTAGAAAATCCATGCACTTACATAGGTGTGTCACGAGATGTTTATATTGTCTACAGCAAAGAACTAACAGGTAAACATTTCCAATTCACTGATCCTCACACTTTTCTCTCTACTCCACTGATTCCCATATCCGGaacaaggaaaattaaaaaaaaaaaacagtgtccaCCTATTAGTAAAgtagtgcagttcccttttgtatctactCACGAAATAGGCTCTTTACAACAATATATGAAAAATCTTCAAAACCTCATTCATGAAATGGGAGTTTCACCTTTAAAGCTTCTTCTGGGGGTATGGGCTCCTTCTGATTTCATCTTTAAATCCTAATTTTTTCCAATAAATTCATACTATTTAATGGTTATCTCTTATGAAACATGAGATTAAATTATGATTCTTATTATCTGACTCTCAATACCATTAAATCATTAAAGGGAAACCATACTTTCAAGCATCTTTTCAGTATAACGTTTCTGAGTGAGTATGTGAGCAATAGAACTGGCTATAATATTGTAGTCTACAGAGGGGAAAACTGCTGAAAAGGCAGGATACAGCTCTAATTTGCAATTGACTCATGAGCTGCTGGGAAGAGATATTCTGCTATGGCGTCTCCCATACAAAGCACAGCTCACAGAGAGGAATTCCTGCTGTGCTTTCCTTTTTTAGCACACAGACAAACAGCAGCGTGGATGAAATTACACAGCATTTATGATATGAATCTACTGCTGGATTGAGGTAAAAGACTTGCTAGAAAGCTCAGCACAATTTTTCAGAAGAGCAAGGGGGAGAGGAAGATGCAACTGATATGTGGGGAAGGAAGAAGGTTTCTCTCATAAgttatattataaagtttcttatattcacctTTAATACTGATTTATGTAAAGCTTGCTGAAAGTTCGGGTCTCATCACTTGAACATATATAAAAATCTAATATGGATATATCAAAAGATTCCCCATAGGGGATAATTGAAACAAAGTATAAAATACTTGAGTCAAACTAGACCAATTGTCAAAAAACAAATACAATTTCCCTGAAATCTAAACAGTACCAATAATACAGATATGAGAATTGAAATACCATATGTATTATTTACAGGATTACCAATATCTTTacctgtgttttttttactttgtggaGAGATTGCTAATTTTCTATATATAATTTGTAAAAGGGCAACACCCTGTAAGAAGCAGGAAAGGTGAATCTCGGATTAGGCTGAGGAGACACGACGTTACTGCCATTTTTATGGAAGGTGGTTTTAAAAATGTTGATATTCAGTTTCAAAGAGCTTATTCTGTTAAGTAGGATACAGTTTTGCTTTTGATGCAAAAGGAACTGCCAGCCCCTCACAATTAGTAGCCTctcttgttttttcttttcttttgttcccAATATAGGAATCTGTGGAGTAAATAAGAGTGTTTCCCTGCTTGTGGTTTGCACTATTATTTTGAATTCACAACACTAGAGAGAACCTTTACCTAGCTAAGTGCCTCATACTGAGCAGTTTATAGGTTTTCTAGGTGTTAATATTTGGTAGAGTATAATCAGCTGAAATCCCTAACGCTGTGGTTTTGAGCTTTTGATATTTCCCTTTAATTTATCATTATATTTCTATGTAATTCTTGGTTAATTTAAtgatattaaaggggtattctcaagttactAAATTTCTGTAATTCGATAGTGTGAAAATAAAGTTACAATTGAATTGCTTTTTCTATCTGTTGGCATTCAACTACAATGAGCGCTTGTATCTTTCCTAATGTACAGCTGATTTCCATGAAGTTCAGCCACCAGTCCCTCCCAGAACCTTGAGCTGAGAGTGCGCAGCAGTTACATTCCAGTAGAGGAGTTAACTCATAACATACCAGCCataccttttttttcccccttctgcTTCTGACAAGCTTTTGTTATAAATCCTGAAAAATCACCAGCTCTCAACATCGGCTGTTTTCAGAGCAGGTCTTCTAGTCCACTATCATGTCCAGATCTTGTAGAAATGCCTTATTATCTCACTTTAACTACAGTGATGGCAGTGTAGAATCATAACAAACCCCCGAAAGctaaatgtgttacagcagaacttctgctgagctttaaggtaccttcacacgaagcgacgctgcagcgatagcgacaacgatgccgatcgctgcagcgtcgctgtttggtcgctggagacctgtcacacagaccgctctccagcgaccgacgatgccgaggtccccgggtaaccagggtaaacatcgggttgctaagcgcagggccgcgcttagtaacccgatgtttaccctggttaccagcgtaaaatgtaaaaaaaacaaacagtacatacttacatgcgtcccccggcgtccgcttcctgcactgtgtgagcgccggcagtagcagggcacagcggtgacgtcaccgctgtgctgtgctttcactttgcggcgctcagtcagtgtgggaagcggacggcgggggacgcatgtaagtatgtactgtttgttttttttacattttacgctggtaaccagggtaaacatcgggttactaagcgcagccctgcgcttagtaacccg
This window harbors:
- the LOC143815706 gene encoding retinol dehydrogenase 12-like isoform X3 — its product is MYVLVTVLAALVLTLLRRRFRSRRLCLDPKRLDGKTVLITGGASGIGKETAISLARRGARVHITSHDDQKGEAALRHIKRESGSMNVRFWNLNLADLQSIRNFCKEFLKNESRLDILINNDGVPAVLAWTDDGFSMCFGVNHLGPFLLTNLLLERLKSCPPSRIVNITSNVHKYQKLDFADLNYNIVPLFTYCRSKLANVYFTQEIARQMERHGVTACAVHPGYVAGDWTSQFSILFRIVMYVITSVFFISCQAASQTVIYCAISDDILHHNGGYFSDCKPCKLRPFVKDAGIAKKLWEASEAMVGLTSSAREHLATRRR
- the LOC143815706 gene encoding retinol dehydrogenase 12-like isoform X1; translated protein: MRLTGEETMYVLVTVLAALVLTLLRRRFRSRRLCLDPKRLDGKTVLITGGASGIGKETAISLARRGARVHITSHDDQKGEAALRHIKRESGSMNVRFWNLNLADLQSIRNFCKEFLKNESRLDILINNDGVPAVLAWTDDGFSMCFGVNHLGPFLLTNLLLERLKSCPPSRIVNITSNVHKYQKLDFADLNYNIVPLFTYCRSKLANVYFTQEIARQMERHGVTACAVHPGYVAGDWTSQFSILFRIVMYVITSVFFISCQAASQTVIYCAISDDILHHNGGYFSDCKPCKLRPFVKDAGIAKKLWEASEAMVGLTSSAREHLATRRR
- the LOC143815706 gene encoding retinol dehydrogenase 12-like isoform X2, which produces MSKHEETMYVLVTVLAALVLTLLRRRFRSRRLCLDPKRLDGKTVLITGGASGIGKETAISLARRGARVHITSHDDQKGEAALRHIKRESGSMNVRFWNLNLADLQSIRNFCKEFLKNESRLDILINNDGVPAVLAWTDDGFSMCFGVNHLGPFLLTNLLLERLKSCPPSRIVNITSNVHKYQKLDFADLNYNIVPLFTYCRSKLANVYFTQEIARQMERHGVTACAVHPGYVAGDWTSQFSILFRIVMYVITSVFFISCQAASQTVIYCAISDDILHHNGGYFSDCKPCKLRPFVKDAGIAKKLWEASEAMVGLTSSAREHLATRRR